A portion of the Camarhynchus parvulus unplaced genomic scaffold, STF_HiC, whole genome shotgun sequence genome contains these proteins:
- the LOC115916114 gene encoding cuticle collagen 7-like: MDWGGTGGGAVTSPRLTRPAPFRRSSRGGSAISASAAGRGRFWAGTGACPGAPSPPERPRRLPNEHAGPKGAEGAGGRGGHPGQGGGRRDRVTQGRAAARVPKVPARGPEETPRARGSHLCPSHRNRAEPALLRQRLLPRQRPQGDRGQPLPQRPHASGNTGRTRHNEPA, translated from the exons ATGGATTGGGGCGGTACTGGTGGAGGGGCGGTGACGTCACCTCGCCTGACCCGCCCCGCCCCTTTCCGGCGCTCGTCCCGCGGCGGCTCCGCCATTTCCGCGAGCGCCGCCGGCCGGGGCCGGTTCTGGGCCGGGACCGGCGCCTGTCCCGGGGCTCCTTCGCCACCGGAGCGTCCCCGCCGGCTCCCCAATGAGCATGCAGGACCAAAAG gtgctgAAGGCGCTGGTGGCCGTGGTGGCCACCCTGGGCAAGGTGGCGGCCGCCGTGACCGGGTCACACAGGGACGTGCGGCGGCGCGTGTCCCCAAAGTTCCTGCCCGCGGCCCTGAGGAGACT CCCCGGGCACGGGGCAGCCACCTCTGTCCCAGCCACAGGAACCGGGCCGAGCCAGCGCTGCTCCGGCAGCGGCTCCTGCCGAGGCAGCGGCCGCAAGGAGACCGCGGGCAGCCGCTCCCGCAGCGCCCTCACGCCAGCGGCAACACGGGCCGGACACGGCACAACGAACCCGCCTGA